A single window of Coleofasciculus sp. FACHB-1120 DNA harbors:
- the egtC gene encoding ergothioneine biosynthesis protein EgtC yields the protein MCRILGYLGSPILLDCLLSKPEHSLIVQSYEPREMTSGVVSADGFGIGWYHAQKETDPFIYKNLLPIWGDTNVSNLSRYIESGCVLANVRSATTGQSVDLSNCQPFRSERLLFTHNGAIKNFRKTLYKPIRSRLSDEIYQSIDGTTDSEHMFGLFLNELASNPGMSLEKALYKTLMTLTELADAYHTPISANIIVTDGHRMVASRFAQGTNVPSLYWLRDDPILPEAVAIASEPLFTGNWIGFPEQSMISVGEDLEVQIHQL from the coding sequence ATGTGCCGTATACTTGGCTACCTCGGTTCGCCTATTCTACTGGACTGCCTTTTGTCCAAACCGGAACACTCGCTGATTGTCCAAAGCTATGAACCCCGCGAGATGACCTCTGGTGTCGTTAGTGCCGATGGTTTTGGAATTGGCTGGTATCACGCCCAAAAAGAGACCGACCCCTTTATCTACAAAAATTTGCTGCCCATTTGGGGTGATACGAATGTCTCCAACCTCAGCCGTTATATTGAGTCGGGATGCGTCCTTGCCAATGTTCGCAGCGCTACTACTGGTCAGTCAGTAGATTTGAGTAACTGCCAGCCGTTTCGTTCCGAGCGTCTCTTGTTCACACACAATGGTGCGATCAAAAACTTTCGCAAGACACTGTATAAACCGATTCGGAGCCGACTGAGCGATGAAATTTACCAATCTATTGACGGCACGACAGACTCCGAACATATGTTTGGCTTATTCCTGAATGAATTGGCATCTAACCCTGGGATGAGCTTGGAAAAAGCCCTGTACAAAACGTTGATGACTTTAACCGAGTTAGCTGATGCTTATCACACACCAATCTCTGCCAACATAATTGTCACAGATGGACATCGCATGGTTGCCTCGCGCTTTGCCCAGGGCACAAATGTTCCCTCACTTTATTGGCTGCGGGACGATCCTATCCTTCCAGAAGCAGTAGCGATCGCATCTGAACCATTGTTTACTGGCAACTGGATCGGGTTCCCCGAACAAAGCATGATTAGTGTGGGAGAAGACCTTGAAGTTCAAATCCATCAACTCTGA
- a CDS encoding nucleotidyltransferase domain-containing protein: protein MSESLAFNPNLILPVGTQIVTRVEIQDAAGEIARSRGTVGVIIKSPIDNSHAYRVQFADGGEASLRRSELTIRSYWLKEGLQLPGAVLADFDLYECVIYRCIVGSRAYGLDNANSDIDRRGIYLPPADIQWSLYGIPEQLENKENEECYWELQKFLTLALKANPNVLECLYTPSVETVMPLAEELLGIRSIFLSQLVYQTYNGYVMSQFKKLEQDIRTKGEFKWKHAMHLIRLLLSGITVLQEGFVPVRVEEHRQQLLAIRNGEMPWEEVNTWRLSLHRQFDDAFATTSLPERPDYEKANAFLIKARRSMV from the coding sequence TTGTCAGAGAGTTTAGCCTTTAACCCCAATCTGATTTTGCCCGTTGGAACCCAGATAGTGACTCGTGTTGAGATTCAAGATGCTGCGGGTGAAATTGCGCGATCGCGCGGCACCGTCGGCGTTATTATCAAATCACCCATTGACAACTCCCACGCCTATCGCGTGCAGTTTGCAGACGGGGGAGAAGCGTCTCTACGGCGTTCAGAACTCACCATCCGCTCATATTGGCTAAAGGAAGGTCTGCAACTACCAGGAGCCGTTCTTGCCGATTTTGACCTTTATGAATGTGTCATTTACCGCTGTATTGTCGGTTCAAGAGCTTACGGTTTGGATAATGCCAACTCTGATATTGACCGACGCGGCATTTACTTACCACCCGCCGATATCCAGTGGTCGCTCTACGGGATTCCGGAGCAGTTAGAAAATAAAGAGAACGAGGAGTGTTACTGGGAACTCCAGAAATTTTTGACCTTGGCACTCAAAGCAAATCCGAATGTCTTAGAGTGCCTCTACACGCCAAGTGTAGAAACGGTGATGCCCCTGGCTGAAGAATTGTTAGGAATTCGGTCTATTTTTCTCTCTCAGTTAGTTTACCAGACATATAACGGCTATGTGATGTCACAGTTCAAAAAACTTGAACAAGACATCCGGACAAAGGGGGAATTCAAGTGGAAGCACGCCATGCATCTAATCCGTCTGTTGTTGTCAGGCATCACTGTCCTGCAAGAGGGTTTTGTCCCAGTTCGCGTTGAAGAACACCGGCAACAACTGCTGGCTATCCGCAACGGGGAGATGCCTTGGGAGGAAGTTAACACTTGGCGGCTCAGCTTGCATCGCCAGTTTGATGACGCCTTTGCCACAACATCGCTGCCAGAGCGTCCGGATTATGAAAAGGCGAATGCTTTTTTGATTAAAGCGCGTCGAAGTATGGTTTAG
- a CDS encoding DUF6717 family protein, with product MMPNAMMVIFPYRHEDYWVFDYEPAGLIREPFVSGMPAIIDSLVQDIPNAAQGFKLLFSPIAFSEYQAELVWVREQYGGNWYRWQAKNLEGWLSPALFKYFPVTPQKIYCKAEPMSNAMMVIFPYRYEHTWVFDDERVGLVREPFVSGIPEMIELLVKEIPNAEKGFKLLFSGNPFPGYQAELTLVREEYGGNWYRWELNNKEGWLCPALFKYFNEAPRKLYCKAEKLHEQANG from the coding sequence ATGATGCCAAATGCAATGATGGTGATTTTTCCCTATCGTCATGAAGACTATTGGGTATTTGACTATGAGCCAGCCGGACTTATCCGCGAACCTTTTGTCAGCGGGATGCCTGCAATCATTGACAGTCTGGTTCAAGATATTCCCAATGCTGCTCAAGGTTTTAAACTCTTGTTTTCTCCAATCGCTTTTTCAGAGTATCAGGCAGAACTGGTTTGGGTGAGAGAACAGTATGGTGGTAACTGGTATCGCTGGCAAGCCAAAAATTTAGAAGGCTGGCTAAGTCCAGCATTGTTTAAATATTTCCCTGTAACGCCACAGAAAATCTATTGCAAGGCTGAACCAATGTCTAACGCAATGATGGTGATTTTTCCCTATCGCTACGAACACACTTGGGTGTTTGATGATGAGCGAGTCGGACTTGTCCGAGAGCCTTTTGTCAGCGGGATTCCTGAGATGATCGAGCTTCTGGTTAAAGAGATTCCCAATGCTGAGAAAGGTTTTAAGCTTTTGTTTTCAGGAAACCCATTTCCCGGATATCAGGCAGAACTAACTTTAGTAAGAGAAGAGTACGGTGGAAATTGGTATCGCTGGGAGTTAAATAATAAGGAAGGATGGTTATGCCCCGCCTTGTTTAAATACTTCAATGAAGCACCGAGAAAACTCTACTGCAAAGCGGAAAAGCTTCACGAGCAAGCGAATGGGTAA
- a CDS encoding nucleotidyltransferase domain-containing protein, with translation MVIAQRLLPVISEQPYPLLFATISGAHLYGFPSPDSDYDLRGSHILPVSEVVGLDIGRETIEISEVRDKLEIDLVTHDVKKFFSLLLKKNGYVLEQLYSPLILYTTPEHEELKEIAKGCITRHHSHHYLGFANTQWRLFEKENPHRVKPLLYVYRVLLTGIHLMRTGVIEANLIRLNDVFKLPYIPDLIERKLAGAEKSVLEDADIAFYRGEFNRLLGELEEASESSHLPESPSSKDALNDLLVRLRLAYFANN, from the coding sequence ATGGTAATAGCACAGCGACTACTCCCAGTCATTTCTGAGCAACCCTATCCGCTTTTGTTCGCAACAATCAGCGGCGCACATCTGTATGGCTTTCCATCTCCCGATTCTGATTATGACTTGCGCGGGTCGCACATTCTGCCAGTGTCGGAGGTAGTTGGATTAGATATTGGGCGGGAAACGATAGAAATTTCAGAAGTACGGGACAAGCTGGAAATTGACCTTGTGACTCACGATGTCAAAAAGTTCTTTTCGCTACTTCTTAAAAAGAACGGTTATGTATTAGAGCAGCTATATTCACCGCTAATTCTCTACACGACGCCAGAACATGAGGAATTAAAAGAGATTGCCAAAGGCTGCATCACCCGTCACCACTCTCACCATTATCTTGGCTTTGCCAATACGCAATGGCGGCTTTTTGAAAAAGAAAATCCGCATCGTGTGAAGCCGTTACTGTATGTTTATCGAGTGCTATTAACTGGCATTCATTTAATGCGAACGGGTGTTATAGAAGCTAATTTGATTCGTTTAAATGATGTTTTTAAATTGCCTTATATTCCTGACTTGATTGAGCGAAAGTTAGCCGGAGCAGAAAAATCTGTTTTAGAAGATGCTGATATAGCATTTTATCGCGGAGAATTTAATCGGTTGCTCGGCGAATTAGAGGAAGCAAGCGAAAGCAGTCATTTACCTGAATCTCCCTCTAGTAAAGATGCGCTGAATGATTTACTTGTACGGTTGCGCCTAGCGTATTTTGCTAATAATTAG
- a CDS encoding dual specificity protein phosphatase family protein has protein sequence MKYSFIFFLSGIYLIMLGLRLGNAKWLILWAGISFIAVGAAYGWLGAKVFGKRSDGTMAWLNICLLMPYLLLTWISWHLQRLIGKEECCNEIVPGIWLGRRVFLNELPDNISLIVDLTAEFPEPKNVISGRAYICVPTLDTSVADYQIFQKLIDKICAWQGNIYIHCALGHGRSATVVAATLVAKGLVNNANQAEALLKNQRPGIEFSKAQRDLLKRITI, from the coding sequence ATGAAGTATAGTTTTATATTTTTTCTGAGTGGTATTTACCTAATTATGCTTGGCTTGAGATTGGGTAATGCTAAATGGCTAATTTTATGGGCTGGTATTAGTTTTATTGCAGTAGGAGCAGCATACGGATGGTTGGGAGCTAAAGTATTTGGAAAACGGTCAGATGGAACGATGGCATGGCTGAATATATGCTTATTGATGCCCTACTTATTATTAACCTGGATAAGCTGGCATCTTCAAAGACTGATTGGGAAAGAGGAATGTTGTAACGAGATAGTACCTGGCATCTGGCTGGGTCGTAGAGTATTTCTTAATGAATTGCCCGATAATATCAGCTTAATAGTTGATTTAACAGCCGAATTCCCAGAACCCAAAAATGTTATTTCAGGAAGAGCCTATATCTGCGTTCCTACATTAGATACGTCTGTGGCAGATTATCAAATATTCCAAAAATTGATTGATAAAATCTGTGCATGGCAAGGAAATATTTATATTCACTGTGCCCTTGGGCATGGACGTTCGGCAACAGTTGTTGCTGCTACCCTTGTTGCCAAGGGACTTGTGAATAATGCAAATCAAGCAGAAGCCTTGCTCAAAAATCAACGCCCTGGAATTGAGTTTAGTAAAGCTCAGCGGGACTTGCTGAAAAGGATAACTATTTAA
- a CDS encoding DUF423 domain-containing protein, whose protein sequence is MTQIFLCIASILGGLSVAAGAFASHALKEKLSERAAEIFETGARYQMYHALALLLVALLLSRAEAAQSTLVAAGYAFIIGVVLFSGSLYALSLTGVKWLGAITPLGGVAFIVGWGCLAVAAFSFK, encoded by the coding sequence ATGACACAGATTTTTTTATGCATTGCCTCTATCTTAGGCGGATTGTCCGTCGCCGCCGGTGCTTTTGCCTCTCACGCTTTGAAAGAAAAGCTCAGCGAACGGGCGGCAGAAATCTTTGAGACGGGTGCCCGTTATCAGATGTATCACGCATTAGCTTTGCTACTGGTGGCATTATTATTAAGTCGCGCCGAGGCAGCACAGTCAACCCTTGTAGCAGCAGGGTATGCCTTCATCATTGGCGTCGTCCTTTTCTCAGGCAGTCTTTATGCCTTGAGTTTGACGGGTGTAAAGTGGCTAGGGGCAATTACTCCACTGGGAGGCGTAGCCTTTATTGTGGGATGGGGTTGCTTGGCAGTTGCCGCATTTAGTTTTAAATAG
- the bchM gene encoding magnesium protoporphyrin IX methyltransferase: MNAADDKTIVKDYFNSTGFDRWRRIYGDGEVNKVQLDIREGHQQTVDTVLSWLKADDNLANLSICDAGCGVGSLSIPLAEAGAKVYASDISEKMVGEAKERAEAVLGNISNPTFTVQDLEALSGKYHTVICLDVLIHYPQDKAAEMISHLTSMAESRIILSFAPKTLALSLLKKIGSFFPGASKATRAYLHREADIVKILESNGFSIQRQGMTKTRFYFSRILEATRK; encoded by the coding sequence ATGAACGCAGCAGACGATAAAACAATTGTCAAAGACTATTTCAACTCCACCGGATTCGATCGCTGGAGACGCATTTACGGCGATGGTGAAGTTAATAAAGTCCAATTGGACATCCGCGAAGGACATCAGCAGACAGTCGATACCGTACTAAGCTGGCTGAAAGCCGATGACAATCTAGCCAATCTATCCATTTGTGATGCGGGTTGTGGCGTCGGTAGCCTCAGCATCCCCCTCGCCGAAGCGGGTGCCAAAGTCTATGCCAGCGATATCTCCGAAAAAATGGTGGGAGAAGCCAAGGAAAGAGCAGAGGCAGTTCTAGGCAACATTAGCAATCCGACTTTCACCGTACAAGATTTAGAAGCATTAAGTGGTAAATATCACACGGTTATTTGCTTAGACGTGCTAATTCACTATCCCCAAGACAAAGCCGCCGAGATGATTTCCCATCTCACTTCTATGGCAGAATCTCGGATAATTCTCAGCTTTGCGCCGAAAACTTTAGCCCTCAGTTTGCTCAAAAAAATTGGCAGTTTTTTCCCCGGTGCCAGCAAAGCCACTCGTGCTTATTTGCACCGAGAGGCTGATATCGTCAAAATTCTAGAAAGTAACGGTTTTTCGATTCAGCGGCAAGGAATGACGAAGACTCGCTTTTACTTTTCTCGCATACTGGAAGCCACGCGAAAGTAA
- the nagA gene encoding N-acetylglucosamine-6-phosphate deacetylase produces the protein MTDATTLSMTAPIVIRNARFRGYESLQQIWIHQGRIEQILSMETVFKMVPPEDLQVLDVEGDWVSLGGVDLQINGALGLAFPELNLENCDKLPEICKFLWNQGVDGFLPTIVTTSVENIQRSLSIFSNFVASPNQDRATAQILGVHLEGPFLNPQKRGAHPAEYLLPLTIDNVKRVLGDYAGIVKAITLAPELDRTGEAIAYLRSLGITVSLGHSQATEAQAQQAFKLGASMVTHAFNAMPGLHHREPGLLGAALVHPAVQCGLIADGQHVSQTMIQLLLRASSTSLNQGQQGELSEQGIFLVSDALAPLGLPDGIYPWDTRQIEVKNGTARLRDGTLSGTTLPLLVGVQNLVRWGICEVETAIALATESPRRAIGLLKEPSKRDRQKNNKTSPYLSQPAHQLLRWHLDESTNELTWQRLLPNA, from the coding sequence ATGACAGACGCAACAACGCTATCCATGACTGCCCCAATCGTGATTCGCAATGCTCGATTCCGAGGCTACGAAAGCTTACAGCAGATTTGGATTCATCAGGGCAGGATTGAGCAAATTCTGTCAATGGAGACTGTCTTCAAAATGGTTCCACCTGAGGATTTGCAAGTGCTGGATGTAGAGGGAGATTGGGTGTCTCTGGGTGGTGTCGATTTGCAGATTAATGGGGCGTTGGGGTTGGCATTTCCAGAATTGAATCTGGAAAATTGCGATAAGCTACCGGAAATTTGTAAATTTCTCTGGAATCAGGGCGTTGATGGATTTTTACCAACCATCGTTACAACATCGGTTGAAAACATTCAGCGATCGCTCTCTATTTTCTCCAATTTTGTCGCTTCCCCGAACCAGGATCGAGCTACTGCCCAGATTTTGGGAGTGCATTTGGAAGGGCCATTTCTCAATCCCCAGAAGCGAGGCGCACACCCCGCCGAGTACCTATTGCCGTTGACGATTGACAACGTGAAACGGGTTTTAGGGGATTATGCGGGTATCGTGAAAGCGATTACTTTGGCACCAGAGTTAGATAGGACTGGGGAAGCGATCGCGTATTTGCGAAGTCTTGGGATCACCGTCAGTCTGGGACACTCCCAAGCCACTGAAGCCCAAGCGCAGCAAGCTTTCAAACTGGGGGCGTCGATGGTGACTCATGCCTTCAATGCCATGCCCGGATTACATCACCGCGAACCCGGCTTATTAGGAGCCGCCCTGGTTCATCCAGCAGTACAGTGTGGTTTAATTGCCGATGGTCAGCACGTCTCTCAGACAATGATTCAGCTGCTGCTACGCGCCAGTTCTACCTCCCTAAACCAGGGGCAGCAGGGGGAGCTATCTGAGCAAGGAATTTTCTTGGTTAGCGATGCCTTAGCACCCTTGGGACTCCCCGATGGCATTTATCCGTGGGATACGCGGCAGATAGAAGTGAAAAACGGCACCGCACGCCTGCGAGATGGAACCCTCTCCGGGACAACATTGCCGCTGCTAGTCGGAGTACAAAATTTAGTGCGCTGGGGGATTTGTGAAGTCGAGACTGCGATCGCCCTTGCCACAGAATCCCCCCGTCGCGCCATAGGCTTACTCAAAGAACCGTCAAAACGCGATCGCCAGAAAAACAACAAAACTAGCCCCTACCTCAGCCAACCCGCTCATCAACTGCTGCGCTGGCATCTAGACGAATCAACTAACGAACTAACCTGGCAGCGCTTATTGCCCAATGCCTAA
- the purE gene encoding 5-(carboxyamino)imidazole ribonucleotide mutase, translating into MTQPLIGIIMGSDSDLPTMQGAIAICEEFGVGCEVAIVSAHRTPERMVEYAQQAHQRGIKVIIAGAGGAAHLPGMVASLTPLPVIGVPVASRHLQGVDSLYSIVQMPAGIPVATVAIGNAKNAGLLAVQILASHQPELLERVQQYRRSLNDSVMEKQQLLDEIGYKQYLEKMP; encoded by the coding sequence ATGACTCAACCGTTAATTGGCATCATCATGGGTAGCGATTCCGATTTGCCCACAATGCAAGGCGCGATCGCAATTTGTGAAGAATTTGGCGTCGGCTGCGAAGTCGCCATCGTCTCTGCCCACCGTACCCCGGAACGGATGGTGGAATACGCCCAACAAGCCCACCAGCGCGGCATCAAAGTGATTATCGCCGGTGCCGGTGGTGCTGCCCATCTCCCCGGTATGGTAGCGTCTCTAACACCCTTGCCAGTAATCGGGGTGCCAGTCGCCAGCCGTCACTTGCAGGGCGTTGATTCTCTCTATTCCATCGTGCAAATGCCAGCAGGGATTCCCGTCGCGACTGTCGCGATTGGCAATGCGAAAAATGCCGGTTTGTTGGCTGTGCAAATCTTGGCATCCCACCAGCCAGAATTACTCGAACGAGTGCAGCAATATCGCCGCAGTTTAAATGATTCCGTGATGGAGAAACAGCAGCTTCTGGATGAAATCGGCTATAAGCAGTATTTGGAGAAGATGCCCTAA
- the amt gene encoding ammonium transporter translates to MLKKKKSKAKKKRLSSNWQVQSPRTAMMFKQLQTVIKRLTPSWQACIPIATLIVMVWGYAAVAQDAPAAEGPTTAELKVALDTLWVAIAAFLVFFMNAGFCMLETGFCRQKNAVNVLAKNLIVFALATVAFWAIGFGLMFGDGNPFIGLNGWFLSGADNSPATNDAYQGVFSSLKWAGVPLAAKFLFQLVFAGTAATIVSGAVAERIKFVDFLIFSLLLVGIAYPLTGHWVWGGGWLQTRGFWDFAGCTVVHSVGGWAALMGAAFLGPRLGKYQDGQSVAFPGHNLSIATLGTLILWLGWFGFNPGSTMAADANAITHIALTTNMGAAAGAISATATAWLYLGKPDLSMIINGVLAGLVAVTASCAFISLGSALIIGLVGGVLVVFAVTFFDKIKIDDPVGATSVHLVCGIWGTLAVGLFAAGPGVYSWYGEGLGPTKGLLLGGGLGQFITQLIGVVTVGGITVLLSTIFWLALKATLGIRVTPEEEFEGLDIGEHGMEAYSGFLKEGSSSGFSDTGKHGGMPNSPGEYVK, encoded by the coding sequence ATGCTCAAAAAGAAGAAGTCGAAAGCCAAAAAGAAGCGATTGTCTTCTAATTGGCAAGTCCAATCTCCCCGGACTGCCATGATGTTTAAGCAGTTGCAAACTGTCATTAAGCGGCTGACGCCAAGTTGGCAAGCTTGCATTCCCATCGCCACTTTGATTGTGATGGTGTGGGGTTATGCAGCAGTCGCCCAGGATGCTCCGGCGGCTGAGGGACCGACGACAGCCGAGCTAAAAGTAGCGCTAGACACCCTATGGGTAGCGATCGCTGCCTTCCTGGTGTTCTTCATGAACGCTGGTTTTTGTATGTTAGAAACTGGCTTCTGTCGCCAGAAAAACGCGGTCAACGTTCTTGCCAAAAACTTGATTGTGTTTGCTCTAGCGACCGTCGCTTTTTGGGCGATTGGTTTTGGCTTGATGTTCGGGGACGGCAATCCCTTCATTGGTCTAAATGGGTGGTTTTTGAGCGGAGCCGATAACAGCCCCGCCACCAACGATGCCTATCAAGGTGTTTTCAGCTCTCTGAAATGGGCTGGCGTTCCCCTCGCTGCTAAGTTTTTGTTCCAGCTAGTATTTGCCGGAACAGCCGCCACGATTGTTTCTGGAGCGGTTGCAGAACGGATTAAGTTTGTAGACTTCTTAATCTTCAGTCTCTTATTGGTAGGGATTGCCTACCCGCTCACCGGACACTGGGTCTGGGGCGGTGGCTGGCTGCAAACCAGAGGCTTCTGGGATTTCGCGGGTTGCACGGTCGTTCACTCAGTGGGTGGCTGGGCAGCTTTGATGGGAGCCGCATTCTTAGGGCCACGGCTTGGTAAATATCAAGACGGGCAAAGCGTTGCTTTCCCTGGTCATAACCTGAGCATTGCCACCTTGGGCACTTTGATTCTCTGGTTGGGCTGGTTTGGTTTCAATCCAGGCTCCACAATGGCTGCCGATGCAAACGCCATTACTCACATTGCCCTGACAACCAACATGGGGGCTGCTGCGGGTGCAATCTCCGCTACCGCCACGGCTTGGCTGTATTTGGGTAAACCGGATCTGTCGATGATTATCAACGGCGTCCTGGCTGGCTTGGTTGCGGTGACAGCTTCCTGTGCTTTCATCAGCCTTGGCAGTGCTTTGATTATTGGTCTGGTTGGGGGAGTATTAGTCGTTTTCGCAGTTACTTTCTTTGACAAAATCAAAATTGATGACCCGGTGGGTGCGACCTCAGTTCACCTAGTTTGCGGCATCTGGGGGACTTTGGCAGTGGGTTTATTTGCTGCTGGCCCTGGTGTCTATTCCTGGTACGGTGAGGGTCTTGGCCCAACCAAGGGGTTATTGCTCGGTGGTGGTCTCGGACAGTTCATCACTCAACTGATTGGTGTTGTCACAGTGGGAGGCATAACCGTTCTACTCAGTACAATCTTCTGGCTGGCGCTGAAAGCGACCCTCGGTATCCGAGTCACTCCAGAAGAGGAGTTTGAAGGTTTGGATATCGGCGAACACGGTATGGAAGCCTACAGTGGATTCCTTAAGGAAGGAAGCTCTAGTGGATTTTCTGATACTGGTAAGCACGGTGGAATGCCGAATTCACCGGGTGAATACGTCAAGTAA
- a CDS encoding SGNH/GDSL hydrolase family protein: MSTRSKTFLPAWALLSLATNGLLMLTVILLLNRDRWLSARLQASEATPVEPIPEDISTSLLTKTLPVTPALGPRHQLNYAQWVTLLRQEAEVAATKNPKHLTVLAGDSLSLWFPSELLPTERTWLNQGISGDTSGGLLNRLDVLDETQPEMILVMIGINDLIRGVGDRRILANQRQIIRYLRRVHPQAQIVVQSILPHGGKKSTWVGRDRLIRIPNSRIRELNRQLGAIARSESASYLDLYPLFVDGNGNIHPELTTDGLHLSPQGYVIWRYALQFFMQVETETSKAN, from the coding sequence GTGTCCACTCGCTCGAAAACCTTTCTTCCGGCTTGGGCGCTCTTGTCCCTAGCTACCAACGGGTTGCTGATGCTAACAGTAATTTTGTTGCTGAATCGGGATCGGTGGCTGTCAGCTAGGTTACAAGCTAGCGAAGCTACACCTGTAGAGCCGATCCCAGAAGACATCTCTACTAGCCTGCTGACGAAAACACTGCCTGTCACACCTGCGTTAGGGCCGCGCCACCAGCTGAATTACGCTCAGTGGGTGACGCTGCTCAGGCAAGAAGCGGAGGTAGCCGCAACCAAAAATCCCAAACATTTAACCGTACTGGCTGGGGATTCGCTCAGTCTGTGGTTTCCTTCGGAGCTATTGCCCACAGAGCGCACTTGGCTCAATCAAGGAATTTCTGGAGATACTTCGGGGGGTTTGCTCAACCGATTGGATGTGTTGGACGAAACTCAACCGGAAATGATCTTGGTGATGATTGGCATTAACGACCTGATCCGAGGAGTGGGGGATCGGAGAATCTTGGCGAACCAACGACAGATTATTCGCTACCTGCGACGGGTTCATCCCCAAGCACAGATTGTTGTGCAGTCGATTTTGCCCCACGGCGGTAAAAAGTCAACCTGGGTGGGACGCGATCGCCTGATTCGGATTCCCAACAGTCGCATCCGCGAACTAAACCGACAACTGGGCGCGATCGCTCGTTCGGAATCTGCCAGCTATCTCGATCTCTATCCCCTATTCGTCGATGGCAATGGTAATATACATCCCGAACTGACGACGGATGGCTTGCATCTAAGCCCTCAAGGCTATGTTATTTGGCGCTATGCCCTTCAATTCTTCATGCAGGTGGAAACAGAAACCAGCAAAGCTAATTAG
- a CDS encoding 4-hydroxy-3-methylbut-2-enyl diphosphate reductase: MDTKAFKRSLNSSENYHRKGFGHQEEVAGVLKSEYQSHLIQEIRENNYTLKRGDVTIRLAESFGFCWGVERAVAMAYETRQHFPTEQIWITNEIIHNPSVNQRLRDMKVGFISIEKGEKDFSVVDTGDVVILPAFGASVQEMQLLNDKGCKIVDTTCPWVSKVWNTVEKHKKKAYTSIIHGKYNHEETVATSSFADKYLIVLNLAQAEYVSDYILNGGNRDEFMTKFSRACSDGFDPDTDLERIGIANQTTMLKSETELIGKLFERTMMRKYGPSELNEHFQSFNTICDATQERQDAMFQLVDEKLDVMVVIGGFNSSNTTHLQEIAIERKIPSYHIDSAERIGPGNRVEHKPLGGDLKVQENWLPAGPIVVGVTSGASTPDKVVEDTIERIFELKVAAMV; this comes from the coding sequence ATGGATACAAAAGCCTTCAAACGGTCATTAAACAGTTCTGAGAACTACCATCGCAAGGGCTTTGGTCATCAAGAGGAAGTCGCTGGTGTCCTCAAATCCGAGTATCAGAGCCATCTCATTCAGGAAATTCGGGAAAACAACTACACCTTGAAACGCGGTGATGTCACTATCCGGTTAGCCGAATCGTTTGGTTTTTGCTGGGGTGTGGAACGCGCCGTCGCAATGGCTTATGAAACCCGCCAGCACTTCCCGACCGAACAGATTTGGATTACCAATGAAATTATTCACAACCCTTCTGTGAATCAGCGCTTGCGCGACATGAAAGTAGGGTTTATCTCAATCGAGAAAGGCGAAAAAGACTTCTCTGTTGTCGATACGGGGGACGTGGTGATTTTACCGGCATTTGGTGCTAGCGTTCAGGAAATGCAACTGCTCAACGACAAGGGTTGCAAGATTGTGGATACAACCTGTCCTTGGGTTTCTAAAGTTTGGAATACGGTCGAAAAGCACAAGAAAAAAGCTTACACCTCGATCATTCACGGCAAATACAATCACGAAGAAACCGTCGCCACCAGTTCTTTTGCTGATAAGTATTTGATCGTGCTGAATCTGGCACAAGCGGAGTATGTCTCCGACTACATTCTCAATGGTGGGAATCGCGACGAATTTATGACAAAATTCAGCCGCGCTTGCTCAGATGGATTCGATCCCGACACTGATTTAGAGCGGATTGGCATTGCTAATCAAACCACGATGCTCAAGAGCGAAACCGAGCTAATCGGCAAGCTATTTGAGCGCACCATGATGAGAAAGTATGGGCCAAGCGAGTTAAACGAGCATTTCCAAAGCTTCAACACCATCTGTGACGCCACTCAAGAGCGGCAAGATGCCATGTTTCAGCTAGTCGATGAAAAGCTAGATGTCATGGTGGTGATTGGGGGGTTCAATTCGTCCAATACGACGCACTTACAAGAAATTGCCATTGAGCGGAAAATTCCTTCCTATCACATCGATAGTGCCGAGCGAATTGGCCCTGGCAATCGTGTGGAGCATAAGCCGCTGGGTGGCGATTTGAAAGTTCAGGAAAATTGGCTACCCGCTGGTCCCATTGTGGTAGGGGTTACTTCTGGAGCCTCAACTCCCGATAAGGTGGTGGAGGATACGATCGAGAGGATTTTTGAGCTGAAAGTGGCTGCGATGGTTTAA